ATTATTTTAACAGTAATGCCACATGGGATGATTTAAAAAGATGTGTAGATGCTGGACCTTATATTTATAAACAAATTCTTCAAAAACATAATATGGCAACTTTTTTAATATGGATTGGAGCAATTGGAACTGGACTTGGTGGGTATTTGCTGTATAAGTCAAGCCAAGAAAAAATTTCTGTTTAAGGGGGATTACGCATATGATTATGGTATTGCTGATATTATGTGTTCTGACTATCGTAATAGTCTTGTATTCTGCCTTTGCTGGTAAAGGTAAGAGAGTAGAAGAGGTGAAAAATGTAAAAGATGATTACGATTCAAAAAAAGATACGGTAATTAAATGTTCCAAATGTGGTTTTGAAAGCAAAATGAAAGAATTTGAGTTGCTTTACTATATAGAGTATAAGCAAAGTAGCCAAGTTCTTACTAAAGAAGTAACAGGCGCACAATTATTTGGTGCTAAAAGTATCAGTTGGAAAAATAAATGCTCAAAATGCGGTAATGTGTTTTAGGAGAAGGTATGATTACTAAAATGGTTAATGAAAAATTACATTCAGGACTTAAAATACCAGGAACAACATTTATAGTTAAGGGATGTGGTAAAAGGAGAGGCAAATGCGCTTTAATCTATCTTATCCCCAATAATAATAATCCCAATAAACCTTATGAAAAGGGTATTACTAAACCAGAATGGCAACAAGCATATCAGCAGATAAAAACTAACAAAATTTTTACTCGGCAATGGTTTAATAAAAATATGAAACTTTGCGTAAAAGAGGGTGGCTGTAATTTTAAATTTATTGGTCATGTTTTTGTCTTTTTAAAAAAAGCAAATTACAAAAACCATGGAGTTTTCAGTAAAAGAGGTAAATATTAAAACATAAGTTAAAATAATTTCAATGATTAAAATTATTTTGAAAGATTGTTGTGTCAAAAAGTATTTTTTATTTTTCTGCTTAATATTGTCCGTGACTGTTGTATCTCTTGCAGAATTGCCTCAGAATAATAGTGCATTTCAATGCCCTATTTGTGGAAGTATGAATACTATGGTGTGAACCAATTGTTTATTATTTAAGCGGACCATAGGAATGGTCTGAAATACACGGATGTCATAAGTGTGGATACAAAATGGCAACGGGTAAAAGAGCGTAAGAATGAAGAGGAAGAACAACAAAAAAGACAAGAACAAGAAGCAAGGGAAGAACGTGCTCGCGAGCGGAGAGAGCAGTAACGGGGTCACCTGTTTAGGTAGTTGTCAATAGCAAACAAAATAATTTTGTAGTGATTCCTCACGCTAAACAAAAACTAATTTAAATGACACCTATCCGAAATTCGCAAATCCCTTTAATTATCTTAAGAAAACCTAGAAACTTCAGTTTTCAGTCACCCATTGGCAGCATTTGACAAAGCAAATCTGCATGATATTATCGGGACGGCAATCCCTCGTTAATCAAGTCTATGGAAGCTGCTTTTCAGCACTTCAGACCCTCGCGAACGCAGGAATTGTCGCATTTCTAATAGAATAATTTTCTGATTTATCAGGATAAAATTCTCGTTTCTCTTTTAATATATGATAAATAATTTTTAGCATATCTCTTGCTAATGCTACTTTCCCGGTATTAGGACACTTTCTCTTTGCAATTAATTCATATTTTTTTGTCTTTCCTGGTATTGCTCTAATAAAATGATATACAACTTCTATTAATATCCACTGCAAATTCTTTCTCCTGTTTACATTAAGAGAGCCATGTATTAGTTTATTTGCACTTTGATATACTCTCGGCGCCAATCCGGCATAAGAACACAATTGATTGAACGACTTAAACCGATTAATGTCAAATATCTCACTTTTTATTAATGCTGCACTAAAATAATCTAAACCGGGCATAGTAATGAGATTTTTAATATCTTCATCTTTAAGAACTTCTTCACGTATGAATTTACCAGTAGCAAACAACCGCTTATTTAGACATTCTATTCTTTCTATATATCCGGAAATAGCTTCTTGATAAAAAACCGGTAAATGAGTTACCGATATTTCTTTTAACCGCTTATATGTCGTAAAATCGCCATAGGAATTTTCACCAAGTTTATCTAATATCGATTTTACTCTGTATATATTTCGTGATCTATCTTGTACTAAACCCATACGGTATTTTAATATTTCTTTTATACTACGGGTTTCTTTATCCGGTATACTTACAGATGGCAAATATCCTTTCCGCAATACGTCTGCTATTAACCGAGCATCTATTTTATCAGTCTTTTTATTTCTTTTAGCAAATGCTTTTAATTCATATGGATTTGCCAAATATACTTTCTCTGCATACTTCTCTGCCATATCTATAAGAAAATACCAGTTATATGTAGATTCTACTGCCATAGTAAATGGTTTAGGAATTGTTTCAAAATATTCCTTTAATTTTTCAATAGAATTTGATATACTTCTACTATCAATCTTTTGTCCGTTTTCGGACATTA
This genomic window from Elusimicrobiota bacterium contains:
- a CDS encoding IS110 family transposase, with protein sequence MNYVGIDLHKEQSWFYVMSENGQKIDSRSISNSIEKLKEYFETIPKPFTMAVESTYNWYFLIDMAEKYAEKVYLANPYELKAFAKRNKKTDKIDARLIADVLRKGYLPSVSIPDKETRSIKEILKYRMGLVQDRSRNIYRVKSILDKLGENSYGDFTTYKRLKEISVTHLPVFYQEAISGYIERIECLNKRLFATGKFIREEVLKDEDIKNLITMPGLDYFSAALIKSEIFDINRFKSFNQLCSYAGLAPRVYQSANKLIHGSLNVNRRKNLQWILIEVVYHFIRAIPGKTKKYELIAKRKCPNTGKVALARDMLKIIYHILKEKREFYPDKSENYSIRNATIPAFARV